Proteins found in one Polyangia bacterium genomic segment:
- a CDS encoding response regulator, which produces MKRVLVIDDSGSIRALVRDALVPAGYDVLEACDGVDGLEKIRAAAAELALALVLCDLNMPRMGGMELIAACQSQGWQTPFLILTSDGQPSVIRRARDVGVKGWIVKPIKPDLLRFAVDKILNGG; this is translated from the coding sequence ATGAAGCGCGTCCTGGTCATTGACGACTCTGGTTCGATCCGCGCGCTGGTGCGCGACGCGCTGGTCCCCGCCGGCTATGACGTGCTGGAGGCGTGCGACGGCGTCGACGGCCTGGAGAAGATCCGCGCCGCCGCCGCCGAACTGGCGCTGGCGCTGGTGCTGTGCGATCTGAACATGCCCCGCATGGGCGGCATGGAGCTGATCGCCGCCTGTCAGTCGCAAGGCTGGCAGACGCCGTTTCTGATCCTGACCAGCGACGGGCAACCGTCGGTGATCCGCCGGGCCCGCGACGTGGGCGTCAAAGGCTGGATCGTCAAACCGATCAAACCTGATCTCCTGCGCTTCGCCGTCGACAAGATCCTGAACGGCGGCTAG